A window of Helicoverpa armigera isolate CAAS_96S chromosome 30, ASM3070526v1, whole genome shotgun sequence contains these coding sequences:
- the LOC135119172 gene encoding uncharacterized protein LOC135119172 gives MFGMRTPVAKKLKARVERSESGSSTVAEAGPSVCHSPEEREAEIFSEARTQKTPSPQPKSPKRSPPKLRPKTILPQEARPEQTIILSSPPSQTTQPTRYMNRMTEAKACLSKVKMQVVSSRNLKKEIAYEITKAAERLYHLVKEAGADKETSAELENATESIPPQQTPRQEFPTELVNQLMDSLQSHNRALEDCKQHTQALSEQLKEAPRYVAGQGPTFAEIAATSKIQFREPLHSVIVSSTSDQDTGEVVIEKLRTAVDAKNEGTRVERLRKARDRKVVVGFGSREEMTRATERIKRAGNLMVEEVKNKDPLIIIKDVLSCHSDEEVIQAIKCQNHHLIGDVPAEDARMGIKYRRRTRNPHTCHIILQVSPALWQRLTSAGRLHIDLQRVRVLDQSPLVQCTRCLRYGHTRKMCTETADVCIHCGDLHLRADCPSRQAAEPPKCRNCLLAKMPKVDHNAFDSECPVRLKWDALSRLSVAYC, from the coding sequence ATGTTCGGCATGAGAACTCCAGTGGCGAAGAAGCTCAAGGCCAGAGTAGAGAGGTCGGAATCGGGAAGTTCAACTGTGGCTGAGGCAGGACCATCAGTCTGTCACAGTCCTGAAGAGCGGGAGGCTGAGATATTCAGTGAGGCCCGCACTCAGAAAACACCTTCACCTCAGCCAAAGTCCCCGAAAAGATCTCCACCTAAGCTCAGGCCCAAAACAATCCTCCCACAAGAGGCACGGCCTGAGCAAACAATAATCCTGTCATCGCCACCTTCCCAAACAACGCAGCCAACTCGGTACATGAACAGGATGACCGAAGCCAAAGCCTGCCTCTCAAAAGTAAAAATGCAGGTGGTGAGCTCTCGTAACTTAAAAAAGGAAATCGCCTATGAGATCACCAAGGCAGCCGAGAGACTCTACCACCTCGTCAAGGAGGCAGGGGCAGATAAGGAAACAAGTGCCGAGTTGGAGAATGCAACGGAATCCATCCCACCTCAACAGACTCCTCGCCAGGAATTTCCGACAGAGCTTGTGAATCAGCTCATGGATTCACTCCAGAGCCACAACCGGGCCCTGGAGGACTGCAAACAGCACACGCAGGCTCTGTCGGAACAACTTAAGGAGGCGCCACGCTACGTGGCTGGCCAGGGACCGACGTTCGCAGAGATCGCCGCAACCTCAAAAATACAATTCCGAGAGCCACTGCACTCGGTGATCGTGTCATCCACCAGCGATCAAGACACCGGTGAAGTGGTCATCGAGAAGCTGAGGACGGCGGTCGATGCAAAAAATGAGGGCACGAGGGTCGAACGGCTGAGGAAGGCAAGGGACCGGAAGGTAGTTGTGGGCTTTGGATCCCGGGAGGAAATGACTAGGGCGACGGAGAGGATCAAGAGAGCGGGTAACCTGATGGTGGAAGAAGTGAAGAACAAGGACCCGCTCATAATCATCAAGGACGTCCTCTCCTGTCACTCGGACGAAGAGGTCATCCAGGCAATAAAATGCCAAAATCACCATCTGATTGGGGACGTACCTGCAGAGGATGCTAGAATGGGCATCAAATACCGTCGCAGGACGAGAAATCCCCACACGTGCCACATCATTCTGCAGGTGTCCCCAGCGTTATGGCAGAGGCTGACATCGGCGGGAAGACTGCACATCGACCTGCAGAGGGTACGTGTACTGGACCAGTCACCTCTGGTGCAGTGCACGCGCTGCCTGCGCTATGGTCATACCCGGAAGATGTGCACGGAAACAGCCGATGTCTGCATTCATTGCGGAGACCTCCACCTCCGAGCAGACTGCCCCTCCAGGCAAGCAGCCGAACCTCCCAAATGCCGCAACTGCCTTCTGGCGAAAATGCCCAAGGTCGATCACAATGCCTTCGACAGCGAGTGCCCCGTCCGGTTGAAGTGGGATGCACTATCCCGTCTGTCAGTCGCCTACTGTTAA